Proteins encoded in a region of the Rhodoligotrophos appendicifer genome:
- the bla gene encoding class A beta-lactamase, whose protein sequence is MITRRAIILGSLMATPSLLGVHAAEATMDDRLRDVEARNGGQLGVAILDLASGHVFGHRADERFPLLSTVKLLAAAHVLARVDRGQERLDRRVIFSKRDLVTYSPMTEGRVGAPGMTMAELCDAAIATSDNTAGNLLLASAGGPAGLTRFLRSIGDEVTGLTRIEPFLNSAVPGDLHDTTTPRAMLETMRKLLVDDGLSETSRRQLAAWLVANKTGDKRIRAGIPKTWRVGDKTGTNQMGACDVAIVWPPARKPILVTVYYASKPGQTAESRDAVIAAVGRLVAGI, encoded by the coding sequence ATGATCACCCGTAGAGCCATTATCTTGGGCAGCTTGATGGCGACGCCGTCCCTTCTGGGAGTGCACGCTGCCGAGGCGACCATGGATGATCGCCTGCGCGATGTGGAGGCCCGCAATGGAGGGCAGCTAGGGGTCGCGATCCTTGACCTGGCCTCCGGTCACGTTTTTGGCCATCGTGCCGATGAGCGGTTCCCCCTCCTGAGCACCGTCAAGCTCCTGGCGGCAGCCCATGTCCTGGCTCGGGTGGATCGCGGACAGGAGAGACTGGACAGGCGCGTGATCTTTTCGAAACGCGACTTGGTCACATATTCGCCCATGACCGAGGGCCGTGTCGGCGCCCCCGGCATGACCATGGCGGAACTCTGTGACGCCGCCATCGCCACGAGCGACAACACCGCCGGCAATCTTCTGCTCGCCAGCGCCGGCGGTCCTGCCGGACTGACCCGGTTTCTGCGCTCGATCGGCGATGAGGTGACCGGCCTGACCCGCATCGAACCGTTTCTGAACTCCGCCGTTCCTGGAGATCTGCATGACACCACCACACCTCGCGCCATGCTCGAGACGATGCGCAAGCTCCTCGTCGACGATGGTCTGAGCGAGACCTCGCGTCGGCAGCTTGCGGCCTGGCTTGTAGCGAACAAGACGGGCGACAAGCGCATTCGTGCAGGCATTCCCAAGACGTGGCGAGTGGGCGACAAGACCGGAACAAATCAAATGGGTGCGTGCGACGTTGCCATTGTGTGGCCCCCCGCGCGAAAACCGATCCTGGTGACCGTCTATTACGCGTCCAAGCCAGGTCAGACGGCCGAGAGCCGCGATGCTGTGATCGCCGCTGTCGGTCGTCTGGTTGCCGGGATATGA
- a CDS encoding TerC family protein, which produces MDYLATLAADPTVWVALVTLIVMEVVLGIDNLIFISILTNKLPEHQRARGRRIGIGLALVLRLGLLSTVAFIVQLTTPLFELFGHGLSWRDLILIAGGLFLVWKATKEIHHTVDPDPGDDMFSTKGASLTFNAAIMQILLLDLVFSIDSIITAVGMTDHIPVMVIAVVVAVLVMLLAAEPLANFIQRNPTIVMLALGFLMLIGTTLIAEGFGVHVPKGYIYAAMAFSALVEGLNMLARRAKSRS; this is translated from the coding sequence ATGGACTACCTCGCGACCCTCGCCGCGGACCCCACGGTCTGGGTGGCTCTGGTTACGCTCATCGTCATGGAGGTGGTCCTGGGGATCGACAATCTGATCTTCATTTCGATCCTCACCAACAAATTGCCCGAGCATCAACGGGCCCGGGGCCGGCGCATCGGCATCGGATTGGCGCTGGTCCTGAGACTGGGGCTGCTCAGCACGGTGGCGTTCATTGTTCAGCTGACCACGCCGCTGTTCGAGCTCTTTGGCCACGGTCTGTCCTGGCGCGACCTCATCCTCATCGCAGGCGGCCTGTTCCTTGTGTGGAAGGCGACCAAGGAAATCCACCACACCGTCGATCCCGACCCCGGCGACGACATGTTCTCGACCAAGGGTGCAAGCCTCACCTTCAATGCCGCGATCATGCAAATTCTGCTGCTGGACCTGGTCTTCTCCATTGACAGCATCATCACCGCCGTGGGCATGACGGACCACATCCCGGTCATGGTCATCGCGGTGGTCGTGGCGGTGCTGGTCATGCTGCTGGCCGCAGAGCCGCTGGCGAATTTCATCCAGCGCAATCCCACGATCGTCATGCTCGCCCTGGGCTTCCTGATGCTCATCGGCACGACGTTGATCGCGGAGGGGTTCGGCGTGCATGTGCCCAAGGGGTATATCTACGCGGCCATGGCCTTCTCGGCCCTGGTGGAAGGGCTCAACATGCTCGCAAGACGGGCGAAATCGCGGAGCTAG
- a CDS encoding aspartate dehydrogenase: MSTPSTTAARAEPIRVAIAGLGAIGFTVAQALDRGLPGFTLTAIGVRDRAKAEARLQSLRHPVPLVTIAELEPLADLVIECAPASILCSIAEPVLKAGKKVMILSVGALLTNEHLVELARASGGQIIVPSGALLGLDALLAAAEGEIRSVRMASRKPAQGFAGAPFLEERNIRIEDITEPLRIFSGSPREAAVGFPANMNVAVALSLAGIGPDRTVLEIWADPTITRNTHTIEVEADSASFQMSIANVPSENPKTSRITALSVIATLRKMTAPLRLGT; this comes from the coding sequence ATGTCCACACCATCCACGACGGCCGCCAGGGCTGAACCGATCCGCGTGGCGATTGCCGGCCTCGGAGCGATTGGGTTCACGGTCGCTCAGGCGTTGGACCGAGGCCTGCCGGGCTTCACCCTCACGGCGATTGGTGTCCGCGACAGGGCCAAGGCCGAGGCGCGGTTGCAATCGCTTCGGCACCCCGTGCCCTTGGTGACGATCGCAGAGCTGGAGCCATTGGCCGACCTCGTTATCGAATGCGCGCCTGCCTCGATCCTTTGTTCGATCGCGGAGCCTGTTCTGAAGGCCGGCAAGAAGGTGATGATCTTGTCCGTCGGCGCCTTGTTGACCAATGAGCACCTGGTCGAGCTCGCCCGCGCTTCTGGCGGCCAGATCATTGTGCCGTCCGGTGCATTGCTCGGCCTCGACGCCCTGCTGGCTGCTGCTGAGGGCGAGATCCGCTCGGTCCGCATGGCCAGCCGGAAGCCGGCGCAAGGCTTCGCGGGGGCTCCCTTTCTGGAAGAGCGCAACATCCGCATCGAGGACATCACCGAGCCCCTGCGGATTTTCTCCGGCAGCCCGCGTGAGGCCGCGGTAGGTTTTCCAGCCAATATGAATGTGGCAGTCGCTCTGTCCCTGGCCGGCATCGGTCCCGACCGGACGGTCCTGGAGATCTGGGCGGACCCGACCATTACCCGCAACACCCACACCATCGAGGTTGAAGCGGACAGCGCCAGCTTTCAGATGTCGATCGCCAATGTGCCGTCGGAGAACCCGAAGACGAGCCGGATCACGGCTCTCTCCGTTATAGCGACGCTTCGCAAGATGACGGCACCGCTGCGCTTGGGGACGTAA
- a CDS encoding 2-keto-4-pentenoate hydratase, translating to MAVAAALLFATAARADCPPPEIMARAADRWLEGHRLPAIDGLATLDDALCAQKAFNAQLERRLGKPVAYKVGFSSRAAQERFGVDEPVIGVLYAPMLMADGAELPMSSTRKAFFEADLMVTVDDVAINAATTRAEVASALGLMIPFIEIPDLALKPDVKPDGLLMVAYNVLPFRGVLGRGIRVKDIRDVEAALAEMRVTVLVDGKVVDQATGEALMGHPLDVVLWMVRHGVQFAPGDMISLGSLGKLQPLIVDQSVRVEYAGLTRKPLSVGFASVK from the coding sequence ATGGCCGTTGCCGCAGCGCTTCTCTTCGCCACGGCGGCTCGCGCGGACTGTCCACCTCCGGAAATCATGGCCCGGGCTGCCGACCGCTGGCTGGAGGGTCACCGGCTGCCGGCGATAGACGGCCTGGCCACCCTCGACGATGCCCTGTGCGCCCAGAAGGCGTTCAACGCTCAGTTGGAGCGAAGGCTGGGAAAGCCGGTGGCCTATAAGGTGGGCTTCAGCTCTCGGGCGGCTCAGGAGCGCTTCGGTGTTGATGAACCCGTTATCGGTGTGCTGTATGCGCCGATGCTCATGGCCGATGGCGCCGAACTGCCCATGAGCAGCACGCGCAAGGCCTTTTTCGAGGCCGACCTGATGGTGACGGTCGACGACGTCGCCATCAACGCGGCCACCACCCGCGCCGAAGTCGCGTCGGCCTTGGGCCTGATGATCCCCTTCATCGAGATCCCGGACTTGGCCCTCAAGCCCGATGTGAAGCCGGATGGCTTGCTCATGGTCGCCTACAACGTGCTGCCGTTCCGCGGGGTGCTGGGCCGCGGGATCCGGGTGAAGGACATTCGCGACGTGGAGGCGGCGCTGGCCGAGATGAGGGTGACCGTGCTCGTCGATGGTAAAGTCGTCGATCAGGCCACGGGCGAGGCGCTGATGGGCCACCCGCTCGACGTCGTCTTGTGGATGGTGAGACATGGGGTGCAATTCGCCCCCGGAGACATGATCAGCCTCGGCTCGTTGGGAAAGCTTCAGCCCCTGATCGTGGATCAGTCCGTCCGCGTGGAATATGCGGGGCTGACCAGAAAGCCATTGAGTGTGGGTTTCGCTTCAGTGAAATAG
- a CDS encoding aromatic ring-hydroxylating oxygenase subunit alpha, which translates to MDALSDPDRFEVAQLARRRRPGYSLEAPFYVSDAVFRADIDAIFARHWLLAGVEADIPQRGDYVTLEVGPFSVVILRGMDGVIRALHNVCRHRGARLMSAPRGSAAKLVCPYHSWAYDLDGALVFAEHMAPGMDRSCLGLKPVHLRNVSGLIFICLAEDPPEDIEEMAHTVAPYLAPHDLANSKLAHQIDIVENGNWKAVMENNRECYHCSGHPELIRTFFQFFGHTEADVKPRQQRYYERYCRIRSEMDQIWRELNLPSELVEKLDDGATAFRLERLALDNAGESYTLDTKIACKKLLADFTNPRLGALSLHTQPNSWNHFLSDHAVISFILPLSADRTLLRTKWLVHKDAVEGRDYDVEHLTEVWRKTNEQDAAFVSLVTKGVQSPAYEPGPYSPNENQLEKFLTWYMDRLLKYFDGHQPMLPPPAPHLESRLSS; encoded by the coding sequence ATGGATGCGTTGAGTGACCCCGACCGGTTCGAAGTTGCACAACTGGCACGGCGACGGCGTCCCGGCTACAGTCTTGAGGCCCCGTTCTACGTGAGCGATGCCGTGTTCCGCGCGGATATTGATGCGATTTTCGCGCGCCATTGGCTGCTCGCCGGCGTCGAGGCTGACATTCCCCAGCGCGGCGACTACGTCACCCTGGAGGTCGGGCCCTTCTCCGTCGTCATCCTGCGGGGCATGGACGGGGTGATCCGGGCCCTTCACAATGTCTGCCGCCATCGCGGCGCCCGGCTGATGAGCGCGCCGCGTGGATCGGCCGCCAAGCTCGTCTGCCCCTATCACAGCTGGGCCTATGATTTGGACGGCGCCCTCGTTTTTGCTGAGCACATGGCCCCGGGCATGGATCGCAGCTGCCTCGGCCTCAAGCCGGTGCATCTGCGCAACGTCAGTGGATTGATCTTCATCTGCCTGGCCGAAGATCCGCCGGAGGACATCGAGGAGATGGCGCACACGGTTGCGCCCTATCTGGCGCCCCACGATCTCGCCAACAGCAAGCTCGCCCATCAGATCGACATCGTCGAGAACGGCAATTGGAAGGCCGTGATGGAGAACAACCGCGAATGTTACCACTGCAGCGGCCATCCGGAGCTGATCCGCACCTTCTTCCAGTTCTTTGGCCACACGGAAGCCGATGTGAAGCCTCGGCAGCAGAGATACTATGAACGCTACTGCCGAATTCGATCGGAAATGGATCAGATCTGGCGCGAACTGAACCTACCCTCCGAGTTGGTCGAGAAGCTGGATGACGGGGCCACCGCCTTCCGGCTGGAACGTCTGGCTTTGGACAATGCGGGCGAATCCTACACCCTCGACACGAAAATCGCCTGCAAGAAGCTGCTGGCCGATTTCACCAATCCCCGCCTCGGCGCCCTGTCGCTCCACACGCAGCCAAACTCCTGGAACCACTTTCTCAGCGACCATGCGGTGATTTCCTTCATCCTGCCTCTGTCAGCGGACAGGACCCTGCTGCGGACCAAATGGCTGGTCCACAAGGACGCCGTCGAGGGCCGCGACTATGACGTCGAGCATCTGACCGAAGTCTGGCGCAAGACGAACGAGCAGGATGCGGCCTTCGTCTCGCTGGTCACCAAGGGTGTTCAGAGCCCGGCCTATGAGCCGGGCCCGTATTCTCCCAACGAGAATCAGTTGGAAAAATTCCTGACCTGGTACATGGACAGGCTGTTGAAGTATTTCGACGGTCACCAGCCGATGCTCCCGCCACCGGCACCTCATTTGGAGTCCAGACTATCATCATGA
- a CDS encoding cobalamin-dependent protein (Presence of a B(12) (cobalamin)-binding domain implies dependence on cobalamin itself, in one of its several forms, or in some unusual lineages, dependence on a cobalamin-like analog.), producing MSVLDRRQVFPESVLPDAAALIDEGRSAAKHYTLQPGPFLKTYGVGSEMEYKRKRTAEGKIMTHAQIGYRDRAKSRRAYSEIWEELDKLGYRVDRYGICLDWNMGYPLAMRSKMPQGTGMIMGEVEDWIALTHSAPVAPHFGDFMIGSPAAFENTKCALLAGATSIGNLGQYFAFRQPHWDDDVATTAESLKAIALTSAQPVDIIIHSNIDDGFASMFTDLGCSLGAILLEQYIIDELCGAHASYSFGNTYARPLTRLAFQRAASSVARTPGTMIYGATTMYGPNHAANYAALASYLRMDIYGERTRPAGHAINPVPVTEAERIPDIEEIIDVHIFANRLIELDEPLHVLQTDQEIEEIVERIVEAGHRFRDTVLTGFNDAGIDTTNPFEMLLAIRRIGSKKLEELYGPGDPTEGRLRGRTPVVRSDSIEQLEAAGEGIVGKMEPGHRRAITTAGLKGCLATTDVHEYGKILVETVLRELKVDILDGGVSTDPNDLAEYALESGADFIALSSYNGIALEFVAELKADMKRIGLDIPVFVGGKLNRIPDGSNSSLPVEIGSEIAASGAIVCSTVDAMLERLTGLRGKAPVDA from the coding sequence ATGTCCGTTCTCGATCGCCGTCAGGTCTTTCCGGAAAGCGTCCTGCCCGATGCCGCCGCGCTTATCGACGAAGGGCGGTCGGCCGCCAAGCATTACACACTTCAGCCCGGCCCGTTTCTCAAGACATACGGCGTGGGCTCCGAAATGGAGTACAAGCGCAAGCGCACCGCCGAGGGCAAGATCATGACCCACGCCCAGATCGGCTACCGCGACAGGGCCAAGAGCCGGCGGGCCTATTCGGAGATCTGGGAGGAACTGGACAAGCTCGGATACCGCGTCGACCGCTACGGCATTTGCCTCGACTGGAACATGGGCTATCCGCTGGCGATGCGATCGAAGATGCCGCAGGGGACCGGCATGATCATGGGGGAGGTGGAAGACTGGATCGCGTTGACCCATAGCGCACCCGTCGCCCCGCATTTCGGCGACTTCATGATCGGCTCGCCGGCCGCCTTCGAGAACACCAAATGCGCGCTTCTTGCGGGAGCGACCTCGATCGGCAATCTCGGGCAGTATTTCGCGTTCCGCCAGCCGCATTGGGACGACGACGTCGCCACGACCGCGGAATCCCTCAAGGCGATCGCCCTGACTTCGGCTCAGCCGGTGGACATCATCATCCACTCCAACATCGATGACGGCTTTGCCTCGATGTTCACGGATCTCGGCTGCTCGCTGGGGGCCATCCTGCTCGAGCAGTACATCATCGACGAACTCTGCGGCGCGCATGCCTCCTATTCTTTCGGCAATACCTATGCCCGGCCGCTGACCCGGCTCGCCTTCCAGCGCGCGGCCTCCAGCGTCGCCCGCACCCCCGGCACCATGATCTATGGCGCGACGACCATGTATGGTCCCAACCACGCCGCCAATTATGCGGCGCTTGCCTCCTATCTGCGCATGGACATCTATGGCGAGCGGACGCGTCCGGCGGGCCATGCCATCAATCCCGTGCCGGTCACGGAGGCGGAGCGGATCCCGGACATCGAGGAGATCATCGACGTCCATATCTTCGCAAACCGGCTGATCGAGCTCGACGAGCCATTGCATGTGCTGCAAACGGACCAGGAGATCGAAGAGATCGTCGAACGCATCGTGGAGGCCGGCCATCGGTTCCGCGATACGGTGCTGACGGGTTTCAACGATGCCGGCATCGACACGACGAACCCCTTCGAGATGCTGCTGGCGATCCGCCGCATCGGCTCGAAGAAGCTGGAGGAGCTCTATGGTCCCGGCGATCCGACGGAGGGGCGGCTGCGTGGCCGCACTCCGGTGGTGCGTTCGGATTCGATCGAGCAGCTCGAGGCGGCGGGAGAGGGCATCGTCGGCAAGATGGAGCCAGGGCATCGCCGCGCCATCACCACGGCCGGCCTCAAGGGCTGTCTGGCCACCACCGACGTGCATGAATATGGCAAGATCCTGGTGGAGACCGTCCTGCGCGAGCTCAAAGTGGACATTCTCGACGGCGGCGTGTCGACGGATCCGAACGATCTTGCGGAATATGCGCTGGAGTCGGGCGCCGACTTCATCGCGCTGTCGTCCTATAACGGCATCGCACTCGAATTCGTGGCGGAGTTGAAGGCGGACATGAAGCGGATCGGCCTCGACATCCCCGTCTTCGTCGGCGGCAAGCTGAACCGCATCCCTGATGGAAGCAATTCGAGCCTGCCAGTGGAGATCGGCTCGGAGATCGCAGCGTCCGGAGCGATCGTCTGCTCGACTGTGGATGCCATGCTCGAGAGGCTGACTGGGCTCCGCGGAAAAGCGCCGGTCGACGCCTAG
- a CDS encoding amidase, whose translation MSDVEELIRSPASGIVARLRAGTLSPHDLLDALEQRVAAVNPAINALPTLCFERARAEASRLLDLPLAERGILAGLPIPIKDLTAVAGVRTTQGSPIFADTIPDESDILVETLERSGGIVYAKSNTPEFGAGAQTFNEVFGTTRNPWNLSRSVAGSSGGAAAALASGMAWLAHGSDMGGSLRNPASFCGVVGLRPSPGRVATTPGSVIDDTLSVEGPMARNVADVALMLDAMTGAHGRDPRSRTHVGASFAAAAAAKQAPKRVAFSATLGITPVDPEVAGICRRAAHDFVDAGVIVEEAHPDLSEAHECFQTLRALNFAIGLGGLYDSHRSLLKPEVIWNVEQGLKLTSRDIARAQAQRAVLYQRMATFFETYDLLLCPATITAAFPAEQRYLAECDGHRFETYIDWLAIVYAITLVSSPAISIPAGFTAEGLPVGLQIVARPQAEAELLSAAAVLEQVLNLGPITPIDPRAGA comes from the coding sequence ATGAGCGACGTCGAAGAATTGATCCGATCTCCCGCCAGCGGGATTGTGGCGAGACTGCGGGCCGGCACCCTGTCGCCTCACGACCTACTGGATGCCTTGGAGCAGCGCGTCGCCGCGGTGAACCCGGCCATCAATGCGCTCCCGACCTTATGCTTCGAGCGTGCCCGCGCCGAGGCCAGCCGCCTCCTCGACCTGCCTCTGGCCGAACGCGGGATCCTGGCCGGTCTTCCGATACCCATCAAGGACCTCACCGCCGTTGCGGGAGTGCGCACGACCCAGGGTTCGCCCATCTTTGCCGACACCATCCCGGACGAATCCGACATCCTGGTTGAAACCCTGGAGCGGTCCGGCGGGATCGTCTATGCCAAGTCCAACACGCCTGAATTCGGCGCCGGCGCCCAGACCTTCAATGAAGTCTTCGGCACGACACGCAATCCCTGGAACCTCTCGCGCTCGGTCGCCGGCTCCTCGGGCGGTGCGGCCGCGGCCCTCGCCTCGGGCATGGCCTGGCTTGCCCACGGCTCCGACATGGGCGGCTCCCTCCGCAATCCTGCCAGCTTCTGCGGTGTCGTGGGCTTGCGCCCCTCCCCCGGCAGGGTTGCCACAACGCCGGGCTCCGTCATCGACGACACGCTCTCTGTCGAGGGACCCATGGCGCGCAACGTGGCCGACGTCGCACTCATGCTCGATGCCATGACCGGTGCCCATGGCCGCGATCCGCGCTCGCGCACCCATGTCGGTGCGAGCTTCGCCGCTGCTGCAGCCGCCAAGCAGGCCCCGAAGCGCGTGGCCTTCAGCGCCACGCTGGGCATCACCCCCGTGGACCCGGAGGTCGCCGGCATTTGCCGCCGTGCAGCCCATGACTTCGTGGACGCCGGTGTCATCGTCGAGGAAGCCCATCCCGACCTTTCCGAGGCTCATGAATGCTTCCAGACCCTGCGGGCCTTGAACTTCGCCATCGGCCTCGGCGGCCTCTATGACAGCCACCGCAGCTTGTTGAAGCCGGAGGTGATTTGGAACGTGGAGCAAGGCTTGAAGCTGACGTCCCGCGACATCGCCCGCGCCCAGGCGCAACGCGCCGTCCTCTACCAGCGCATGGCGACCTTCTTCGAAACTTATGACCTGCTGCTCTGTCCGGCCACCATCACCGCTGCCTTCCCGGCAGAACAGCGCTATCTCGCCGAATGCGACGGCCATCGCTTCGAGACCTATATCGACTGGCTGGCCATCGTCTACGCGATCACCCTCGTCTCCTCGCCGGCAATCTCGATCCCGGCGGGCTTTACCGCCGAAGGCCTGCCCGTCGGGCTTCAGATCGTCGCCCGGCCACAAGCCGAGGCCGAGCTTCTCTCGGCTGCGGCGGTCTTGGAACAGGTCTTGAACCTGGGTCCCATCACCCCGATCGATCCCCGTGCCGGAGCCTGA
- a CDS encoding DMT family transporter, with the protein MSLNRRHRTRFGILLAIAAAVSLGVNDVSVPATYAVGFSPATVVFIRYSVLMMTLLVALPLLGLPLRLPRGLAKHAAASGFLAAIATLCLLASLALIPVSVAVVTFYIFPFATALMLCAHERRMPSIVEIVCPLVALAGIGAAVGLNDVALNVTGLVLVVAGALSHSVAIFWNSVALRRADGTVVTFHMAIVGVATAIGYLALSGSFAIAPFTFAGWSPVLFVSVFFTVAFMCMFKSVELTGGASTSMILNIEPIIVVMLAAVFLGEALTWPRLIGGFAVVGAVVVSEFYRSRTLMDRLQARSGSPLSTDGAGAAGR; encoded by the coding sequence GTGAGCCTCAATCGCCGTCACCGAACGCGCTTCGGCATTCTGTTGGCGATCGCCGCTGCCGTGTCACTGGGTGTGAACGATGTCTCGGTGCCCGCAACCTATGCGGTGGGATTTTCGCCGGCTACGGTCGTGTTCATCCGGTACAGCGTTCTGATGATGACGCTGCTGGTCGCCCTGCCGCTGCTCGGATTGCCGCTGAGACTGCCGCGGGGTCTCGCAAAACACGCCGCTGCCAGCGGATTTCTCGCCGCGATCGCGACCCTCTGTCTGCTCGCCTCGCTGGCCTTGATCCCGGTCAGTGTTGCCGTGGTCACCTTCTATATCTTTCCGTTCGCCACGGCCTTGATGCTTTGCGCGCATGAGCGGCGAATGCCGTCGATCGTCGAGATCGTCTGCCCGCTCGTCGCCCTGGCCGGTATCGGCGCGGCGGTCGGCCTCAACGACGTCGCCCTCAACGTCACCGGACTGGTCCTGGTGGTCGCCGGCGCATTGTCGCATTCGGTGGCGATCTTCTGGAACAGCGTGGCCCTGCGCAGGGCCGATGGCACGGTCGTCACCTTCCACATGGCCATAGTGGGTGTCGCGACCGCGATCGGCTATCTCGCCCTCTCGGGCTCGTTTGCCATCGCGCCCTTTACATTCGCCGGATGGTCGCCCGTCTTGTTCGTGAGCGTGTTCTTCACGGTCGCCTTCATGTGCATGTTCAAGTCCGTCGAGCTTACCGGCGGCGCATCCACCTCGATGATCCTCAATATCGAGCCGATCATCGTGGTGATGCTCGCCGCCGTCTTCCTGGGCGAGGCGCTGACGTGGCCGCGGCTGATCGGCGGGTTTGCAGTCGTCGGAGCGGTGGTGGTCTCTGAGTTTTACCGCAGCCGTACCCTCATGGACCGGCTGCAAGCGAGATCAGGAAGCCCGCTTTCCACGGATGGCGCGGGAGCGGCCGGTCGCTGA
- a CDS encoding aminotransferase, translated as MNKLSNLSVRDVETLIHPYTNLATHRDVGPLVIERGKGIYVYDAEGREYIEGLAGLWCTALGYSNEELVEAAAKQMRTMPYTHIFAGKSHDPAIELAEKLKELAPHNASKVLFCSSGSEANDQQVKLAWYHANAIGKPEKKKIISRIRGYHGVTVASGSLTGLAPVHMDFDLPIKNILHTECPHYYRNAHEGESEADFSSRMAASLEAMIEREGPETVAAFIAEPIMGAGGVVVPPEGYFEKIQAICKKYDIRFIADEVICGFGRTGNYWGSETFGITPNSISVAKAITSAYLPLGAITIEEDVYQAMLDESRKIGTFGHGYTYTGHPVAAAVALKTLEIYERTKIIDHVKKLAPVFEGRFNKLIDREIVGEVRAKGMIGAVELVSDKRTKKPFDPKAGVGAKTIGFMQANGLIGRAVAGDSIALCPPLIITEGEINEMFDRLETSLDQTQAWISKEGVKAAA; from the coding sequence ATGAACAAGCTGTCAAACCTGTCGGTCCGCGACGTCGAGACCCTGATCCATCCCTATACCAATCTGGCAACCCACAGGGATGTCGGGCCACTGGTCATCGAGCGCGGCAAAGGCATCTATGTCTATGATGCCGAGGGACGCGAATATATCGAGGGTCTGGCCGGGTTGTGGTGCACGGCTCTGGGCTACAGCAACGAGGAGCTCGTCGAGGCTGCGGCCAAGCAGATGCGGACGATGCCCTATACTCATATCTTCGCGGGCAAAAGCCATGATCCGGCCATCGAGCTCGCCGAGAAGCTCAAGGAACTCGCGCCGCACAATGCCTCCAAGGTCCTGTTCTGCTCCTCGGGATCAGAAGCCAACGACCAGCAGGTGAAGCTCGCATGGTACCATGCGAATGCCATCGGCAAGCCGGAGAAGAAGAAGATCATCAGCCGGATCCGCGGCTATCACGGCGTCACCGTCGCTTCCGGGTCGCTGACGGGCCTGGCGCCGGTGCACATGGATTTCGACCTGCCGATCAAGAACATCCTGCATACCGAATGCCCGCATTACTACCGGAACGCCCATGAGGGCGAGAGCGAGGCCGATTTCTCGAGCCGCATGGCCGCCAGCCTGGAGGCCATGATCGAACGCGAAGGGCCAGAGACGGTGGCCGCCTTCATCGCCGAGCCGATCATGGGCGCGGGTGGTGTTGTGGTGCCGCCGGAGGGCTATTTCGAGAAGATCCAAGCCATCTGCAAGAAGTACGACATTCGGTTCATCGCCGACGAGGTGATCTGCGGCTTCGGTCGGACCGGCAATTATTGGGGCTCCGAGACCTTCGGAATTACGCCCAATTCGATCTCGGTGGCCAAGGCCATCACCTCCGCCTATCTGCCGCTGGGGGCGATCACCATCGAAGAGGATGTCTATCAGGCGATGCTGGATGAGAGCCGCAAGATCGGCACCTTCGGTCACGGTTACACCTATACGGGTCACCCAGTCGCCGCCGCGGTGGCCCTGAAGACGCTCGAGATCTATGAACGCACCAAGATCATCGACCATGTGAAGAAGCTCGCTCCCGTGTTCGAAGGCCGCTTCAACAAGCTCATCGATCGGGAGATCGTGGGCGAGGTTCGCGCCAAGGGCATGATCGGGGCCGTCGAACTCGTCTCGGACAAGCGCACGAAGAAGCCCTTCGATCCCAAGGCGGGCGTCGGTGCCAAGACCATCGGCTTCATGCAGGCCAATGGCCTGATCGGCCGCGCGGTCGCCGGTGATTCCATCGCCTTGTGCCCGCCCTTGATCATCACCGAAGGTGAAATCAACGAGATGTTCGACCGGCTCGAGACGAGCCTCGACCAAACCCAGGCCTGGATCTCGAAGGAGGGGGTGAAGGCCGCCGCTTGA
- a CDS encoding DUF1344 domain-containing protein: MKRRIAVVAASVLFATSSLAFAAGMASTGTIKSVSPKSHMLMLDNGQSYSVAKSVDLSKFKTGQKVDIQYTVKNQKQTVTSLMPSS, from the coding sequence ATGAAGCGTCGTATTGCTGTGGTGGCGGCGTCAGTCCTCTTTGCTACGTCCAGTCTGGCATTTGCGGCAGGGATGGCATCTACGGGAACAATCAAAAGCGTAAGTCCGAAGTCGCATATGCTTATGCTTGATAACGGTCAAAGTTATTCTGTGGCCAAGTCGGTCGATCTCAGCAAGTTCAAGACCGGCCAGAAGGTGGATATCCAGTATACAGTGAAGAACCAGAAGCAGACGGTCACGAGCCTGATGCCGTCTTCCTGA